The region GTCTCTCATCAAAGACTACCCTTTTGTTCATGAAAAGAGAATCGGCAGTTTGAGAGGGGAGCCTCTTTCTCAAAGTCATGGATCGTTAATCCTTAATAGATCGTTCATCCCCAATCATTCAGTTACGCACTCGGCGGAAAACAAGTGAGCTGAGATGACTGGGTAAAATTTGTCACGAAGCTGAGGTTGTGATTTTGTGGGTCATTGCGGCTGATGAGTAACTTTCCAGGAATTCAGATGATGGGTCATGCATGAGTGCACATCACATGCCCGGCTTCTTCAAAATGCTGAGTAATGCTGCTTGGCGAACACAATGTCCATAGTTTCCAGAGTTCATGAGGATCTGGATCGGAATGAGAGCTGCAGCGTTCTGGGTTCGGGAGTTGCGGCGAAACGTCATTCCTGAAGCTGTGATGTGGCTTGGGATGCGCAGGCTGTCGTTCGACGAGCGGGATGAATTTGACCGTCATCCTGTCTAAAATTCATAGGTTGTCGAAGTGAGATCCATCTTTGGGAATGCACACTGATGTTTGAAGTTTCTTCCGAAATCCAGTTCTGCTATGGACATCGGCTGCTGAATTACAGTGGAAAATGCCGGCATCTCCATGGGCATAATGGGAAGGCCATTATCACACTGGCTGGTGAAAGCCTGGATGAACGAGGCATGCTGGTGGACTTTGGCGATCTGAAGCGGACGGTTTCCCAGTGGATTGATGATCATTTGGATCATCGGATGGTACTCTGCGAACGTGACCCGATGGTCAAAATTCTTCGCGATGCTGGCGAACCTTTGTATCTGATTCCTGAAAACCCGACTGCCGAAAATATTGCCAAGTTGATTTATGAGAAGACAGTGGAAGTGGGATTACCTGTCATTCAAGTAGGACTGTGGGAAACGGCCAAAAACTACGCGGTTTATCGCGAACGTAAAGTTTGACGGGTGGCGGGAGCCTGGTTTGACTCGCAAATTCTGCCAGAAATGAGTCGAAAATCAGGCTCTTATCGGAAATAGGAGATGTGGAGAAATCGGGCTGGACACATTTTGCGACTTCATTAAGAATCCGCCGCGAGTCGCCCTGTTGGTGGCGATGTCTCCTTGAGTCGCGGCCGGTCCTGTCCGGAAGCTGACTTCGCTTTCCTGGACCAGACCACCTATGCAAAAAACACTCTGCATGATCGCCGGGGGGTGCCTCACACTGCTGGTGGGCTGTCACTCCTCTCCCTATTACGGTCAGCCGCAATACTTCGGCAGCCCCGGTATGGGGTCGCCCTCTTCGGGTTTTGTGCAGCCTGGCACAACCTATGGTGCACCCGGTGGCACCTATGCGCCTCCTGGTGGTACTTATGTACCTCAAGGAGGAACATACGTGCCGGAAGGGACCGTTCCCAGCAATGGCCCGACGCTGTTGACTCCCACACCGACACCGAACAACCCGACATCTCCCAATTGGCGACCAGACCCGAATTCGGGTGGCAGTGCACAGCCCTTCAACAACAACCCACCCTCAACATTCGGTGCCCCCCCGAATGATCGGACGGTTCCGAATCCACTGGATACTCCCTTTGATGTCTCGCCTGGGGCGAATAAGGATCCATTCCCGAAAACAGGTTTGAATCGACCATCGGATCCTTTTCCACCAGCGAACCCTCCGGTCACGCTCGACCCGTTGATTGAAACTCGCCGGGAAACTCCTGCGCTGGCCAGCACGACAGATTCGGCTATGCGGGCCACCAGTAATACGCGATCGATCCCGCAACCAGTGGTCGATCCGACCCGCCCCAATCCTTACGACTACGACCGCAGCAATTATGCCTGGCTGAGAGGTGTTGTCGATTTTGATCCTTCGGATCAGACGTGGCACATCATCTACAACCTGACCCCGGGCAAAGATGACGACCTGGGTGGCAGTGTGGCTCTCGTGGTGGATCCGAACACGACGAAACTCTCAGACCGTTCTTTGGTGCAGGTCGAGGGTGTGGTGGACCCCAATCAACGTGATAAGACGGGCAAGCCCATGTACCGTGTGATTGCCGCACATCCACTGACGCCGCGTAATCACTGACGCCACACACCAATCGCTACAGTCACCTTCGGGCAAGCGAGCGTCTCAAGGGGTCTCGATTCAACCAGGGTTTATTGGCGAACTCAGATCTCTCATCCTTCGCTGGGCTACACTGCCTTTGGGAAACCCACGCTCCTGAAGTATGACAGAAACATGGACGCAACGGGTGCGATGGCAAAAATCCAGAGTCTTCTTGCTCATCGCCCTCCCGCTGGATGATCAGGGGACGACAGGGGGCCGCGAGCACCGATCCATGCTTCAGATTCGCGATAGCGCCACGATCTGGTGGGCGAACTGCCCTCTAGGGGGACAAAGTACCCTGGTTCTCCGGGCAACCCGGATTCGAACTCGAGGTCGCCCACACCCCGCATGCCGTCCTGGAAAATAAAGTACTCTCCCGGGACTCGGAAGTCGGCCGGACGTGTGCTCCAGTTGTTGCACATGGCGTCGGACATTGGACCAAAGTTCGCCGCGCCGACCGCAGGGTCGA is a window of Planctopirus limnophila DSM 3776 DNA encoding:
- a CDS encoding P-loop NTPase family protein encodes the protein MRAAAFWVRELRRNVIPEAVMWLGMRRLSFDERDEFDRHPV
- a CDS encoding 6-pyruvoyl trahydropterin synthase family protein is translated as MFEVSSEIQFCYGHRLLNYSGKCRHLHGHNGKAIITLAGESLDERGMLVDFGDLKRTVSQWIDDHLDHRMVLCERDPMVKILRDAGEPLYLIPENPTAENIAKLIYEKTVEVGLPVIQVGLWETAKNYAVYRERKV